One part of the Arthrobacter tumbae genome encodes these proteins:
- a CDS encoding aldo/keto reductase → MSTSPNLTFNDGRTIPQLGYGVWQVDDATAEDVVGRAFKAGYRHIDTAKIYGNEAGVGRAIAASGLSPEELFITTKLWNADQGYESTLQAFEESMQRLGLETLDLYLIHWLQPKQGKYVDTWKALVELQKRGRVHSIGVSNFTVEALQEIIDATGVVPAINQVETHPYLNQAELRAFEADKGILHESYSPLGSGKGLLEDPVLADIAEKLGATPAQVVLAWHLALGLVVIPKSVTESRIIENWGALEVSLSEEDIEAINGLDKGEAGRIGANPATADFP, encoded by the coding sequence ATGAGTACCTCACCAAACCTGACGTTCAACGACGGCCGAACCATTCCCCAGCTGGGTTACGGCGTGTGGCAGGTCGACGACGCAACGGCGGAGGACGTCGTCGGACGCGCTTTCAAGGCCGGCTACCGGCATATCGACACCGCGAAAATCTACGGCAATGAAGCGGGCGTGGGCCGCGCGATTGCAGCCTCCGGTCTCAGCCCCGAGGAACTGTTCATCACCACCAAGCTGTGGAACGCTGACCAGGGCTATGAGAGCACCCTCCAGGCGTTCGAGGAGTCCATGCAGCGGCTGGGCCTCGAAACACTCGACCTTTACCTGATCCACTGGCTCCAGCCGAAGCAGGGCAAGTATGTGGACACGTGGAAGGCGCTCGTTGAACTCCAGAAGCGCGGCCGCGTCCACTCCATCGGTGTCTCCAACTTCACGGTTGAAGCACTGCAGGAAATCATCGATGCCACCGGTGTGGTGCCTGCGATCAACCAGGTCGAGACGCACCCGTACCTGAACCAGGCCGAGCTGCGCGCTTTCGAGGCGGACAAGGGAATCCTCCACGAGTCCTACTCTCCGCTCGGTTCCGGCAAGGGCCTGCTCGAGGACCCGGTGCTTGCAGACATCGCAGAGAAGCTGGGCGCCACTCCGGCGCAGGTTGTGCTTGCGTGGCACCTCGCGCTCGGGCTTGTTGTCATCCCGAAGTCGGTGACCGAGTCCCGCATCATCGAGAACTGGGGGGCCCTTGAGGTCTCCCTGAGTGAAGAGGACATTGAGGCAATCAACGGCCTCGACAAGGGTGAGGCCGGCCGCATCGGCGCCAACCCGGCAACGGCTGACTTCCCCTGA